From Pseudobdellovibrio exovorus JSS, a single genomic window includes:
- a CDS encoding M23 family metallopeptidase, with translation MKKRWLIISSFILLLLSTSGFISYFIYPSAFWNFRIQYLLKDCQYSSSPCDKNEYCIQFNPKQGKCFPKSNLSPEIIFPRDLNTPTVCSQGNLTGENRTHSYLNTGYAVDLSTPPTHKNAEIRAVFNGKIMTHVGCDNKDGENFNNDTCGQGFGNWIALFDDSSNLIAFYAHLRSHNVKSGEVVKVGQVIGEEGKTGAAGHRHLHFSIHNNLFKITPDDMKKHGAWLPPSIPFRVKVIGSDGKPVEKSVDELPCEDSNDLSRPPFYGAE, from the coding sequence GTGAAAAAACGATGGTTGATTATTAGCAGTTTTATTTTACTTCTTCTAAGCACTTCTGGTTTTATTTCTTATTTCATTTATCCATCTGCTTTTTGGAATTTCCGCATTCAATATCTGTTAAAGGATTGTCAGTATTCTTCATCACCTTGCGATAAAAATGAGTATTGTATTCAGTTTAACCCAAAACAAGGTAAGTGTTTTCCTAAGTCCAATTTATCTCCTGAAATTATTTTTCCCCGTGACTTGAATACTCCAACGGTATGTTCTCAGGGAAATCTAACCGGAGAAAATAGAACCCATAGTTATTTGAATACGGGTTATGCTGTGGATTTATCTACTCCACCCACTCATAAAAATGCCGAAATTAGAGCCGTATTTAATGGCAAGATTATGACCCATGTTGGGTGTGACAACAAAGACGGCGAAAATTTTAACAACGATACTTGTGGACAAGGTTTTGGAAACTGGATTGCCTTATTTGATGATAGTTCTAACCTGATTGCTTTTTATGCCCATCTCCGTAGCCATAATGTTAAAAGTGGAGAGGTCGTAAAAGTTGGGCAAGTGATTGGCGAGGAGGGAAAAACGGGAGCGGCTGGACATAGGCATTTACATTTTAGTATTCATAACAATTTATTTAAAATTACCCCCGATGATATGAAAAAACATGGGGCTTGGTTGCCGCCGAGCATTCCCTTTAGAGTGAAAGTCATTGGGAGTGATGGCAAGCCCGTAGAAAAATCAGTGGATGAGTTGCCCTGCGAGGATAGTAATGACCTTAGTCGTCCGCCGTTTTATGGGGCTGAATAA